Part of the Aquimarina sp. MAR_2010_214 genome is shown below.
ATTTATGGTTTTCGAAAGGATCTTTTCTTTGAGCATTACTAGTTATTGCATATTGATTAGTAACAATCAGGGAATAGAAAACAGATAATTTTTTGCTTATATAACTAAGTACAACTTCGTTTATTTTTGGATCTTTTAATACATCTGAAAAGGTTAAGCTTTTTCTCCTTTTTACAGGCATAAATTGTTGTTCTAATGCTTTGATTTTTAAGGATGAGCATATCTCTAGTAATTGCTCATGAGGAGTGTCATGAAATATGATTTCGTAGCTTTCTAAAGTTTCAGGGGTTGCTTGTTTTTCTACATAGCCAAGATGGCCATTCGTTATTGGTACAACATATGCTTCTGGTAAAAGGGGAATTTTAGAAAGACTGTGATCAACAAGGTTATAACAAATGCAAAGGGAATCCATGAAAAATGAATAAGTTTAAGAGATTAAATTAGGTTTAGAGAAGATAGATTTCTTTTCCTTCTTCCATTTAAAACAAAACCAAAAACATCAAAGAAACTCTTCTTCAATGTTTTTCGACTTCGTCTTATTTTTTTAAATACTTCAGATGGTTACAGATTTGCCTACAAAATCAATAACAGTTTTAGTGATAAAACCAATTTGTTCATCATCTAATTCTGTATGCATTGGTAAAGAAATGACTTCTTTGATTAATTGATTGGTTATAGGAAAATCAGCTTCGTTATAGCGTTCATCCTGATATGCTTTTTGACTGTGCAGAGGGATAGGGTAATAAACACCACAAGGAATTCCATTATCATTTAAATGTTTAGCCAGAGCATCACGATCTACATCGATTACTCTAAGTGTATATTGATGAAACACATGAGTGTCTTCTTTGTCAATAATAGTTGGAGTAATGATATGTTCCTGATCGGCAAAAGCCGCTGTATATTTTTTTGCTGCCTCTCGTCGGGCACTATTATAGCGATCCAAATTAGGAAGCTTTATCCTTAGTACTGCAGCTTGTATCGAATCTAAACGAGAATTTACCCCCACAACATCATGATGATATCTCTTATACATTCCATGATTTACTACTCCACGTAGGGTATGTGCCAGATCATCATCATTAGTAAAGATAGCACCACCATCTCCATAACACCCTAAGTTTTTAGAAGGGAAAAAAGAAGTAGACGCTACATGACCTATGGTTCCGGATTTTGAAGTATTTCCGTCTTTAGAATGATAACTTCCTCCAATACCTTGAGCATTATCTTCGATTACATATAAATCATGCTCTTTGGCGATAGCCATAATAGCATCCATATTGGCAGATTGTCCAAATAGATGTACAGGTACAATAGCCTTCGTTTTTGGAGTAATTGCTTTTTTTATGGCTTCGGGATCAATATTAAAAGAATCAGGTTCTACATCTACCAGAACAGGAGTAAGTTGTAACAATGCAATTACTTCTACTGTTGCAGCAAAAGTAAAATCCGCAGTAATTACTTCATCCCCAGGTTTTAGGCCTAATCCCATCATTGCAATCTGTAATGCATCTGTACCATTAGCACAAGGGATGACATGTTTTACTCCAAGATAATCCTCTAGTTCTTTTTGAAAACTATGTACTTCAGGACCATTAATAAAAGCTGTGGATTGTATAACATCAAGAACAGATGAATCTATATGTTCTTTGATTTGTTCATATTGACCCTTAAGGTCAACCATTTGTATCTTCTTCATAAATGTTTTATTGTAACCTCACGAAAGTACAAAATATTGATACTATTGCCAATGGAATTTTAGATAAAAGAAATGTATTTTAGCAATTCATAAAAATTATCATTTTTGAACATTTTATATAACATCTTTATTGCAATATTTAGTGGCGTACTTCCTATAATAGGTTTGTTAAGCCCTAAGCTTAAATTATTTGTTAATGGAAGGAAAACAGTTTTTGAAACTCTTGAGAAATATTTTCCTTCTCAAGATCGTGTTATCTGGTTTCATTGTGCATCTTTAGGAGAATATGAGCAAGGTGTTCCTGTAATGGAGGCCCTAAAGAAAAAGCATCCTGATCATAAAATAGTAGTCACTTTTTTTTCCCCGTCAGGTTATGAAGCCAAGAAGAACAGTGCTTTGGCTGATATTATTGTGTATCTACCTATGGATACAAATGCAAATGCCATTCGGTTTATACAACTTGTAAAACCCGAACTTGCTGTCTTTGTAAAATATGAGTTTTGGCCTAATTACCTGAAAATATTACAAAGCAAAAATATTCCAGCAGTATTTATATCTGCAACATTTAGAGAAGATCAGGCATTTTTTAAATGGTATGGTGGTTTTATGAGAAAAACTTTGCAGACCATAGATCACTTTTTTGTTCAGGATAAAATATCCCAAACACTAATAGAAAAACAAGGTTTTACTAATGTTACTTTGAGTGGAGATACACGTTTTGATCGGGTGTCTCATCAAATAGAAATGGATAATCATGTTGGTTTTATTTCAGATTTCATTAATGAGCGACTTTGTATAGTGATAGGAAGCTCATGGCCAGAAGATGAAGAAATTTTTATAGAGTATATAAACGATGCTCCTAATGAGATTTGTTTTATTGTTGCTCCTCACGAAATAAAAGATAGTAGCGCAAATGCATTGAAACAAAAGATCAAAAAGAAAACCGTTTTATATTCTGAAAAAGAAGGAATAGTGCTAAAAGATCAACAGGTATTTATTATGAATACTATTGGGTATTTATCTCGAATATATAGTTATGGCGATATAGCATATGTAGGTGGAGCTATGGGAACGGGGGGATTACATAATATTTTAGAGCCGGCAACTTTTGGAATCCCAATCATTATTGGTAAGAATTTTGAAAAATTTAGAGAGGCTAAGCAACTTCAGAAATTGGCAGGCTTATTTTCGGTTTCGAGTGCGAATGAATTTAGCCAAATACTAAATAAACTTGTCGAGGATAAAAAACTTAGAGAAAAAACAGGAATGATTTCTGGACATTTTATCAATAGTAATACAGGGGCTACTGGAATGATTATGGCGTATTTAAATAAGAAAATTAATTAGAATAGTAGTAAAATGACAAAGAATCGTGATGATTTTTAACTACTACACAGTGACAGCCTGATTAAAATATCGTCTAAACGGAAGCATTTCTTTGTATACAGTAATCACCTTGTCCATAAAATCTTCTCTAAGAATATCTTCTTTGGTTAAAGGATGTATTACAGCAAATGTTCTATGGCGTAGCAGATCGATATATTCATGATCAGAAGGATAGCCTTTGGGAGTAGTTTTTAGTTTATCTTTATCCAGGTACATTCCTCCAAAGGTCTGTTTAAAGCTTTTTTTGTTTAAAACCTTGATTAATTCATCTCCATTATAATCAATCGCTTCTCGAATACTATTCAGCATTTTGTTCTCTGGTCTCCAATAACCACCAGCCAATTCGCACTCGTTAACCCCAATTTGGATATAAAAATCACCTTGCTTGGTACGTTGATCCAATCCTGCAGCAAAATGATCCTTATATACAGGCTTATTAGGATGAAAAAGTAAGTTGTTATTAATACGATTAATTCCTTTTTTACCTGATGTAGGATAGTAATTGGGGTCGATTGTAGCTAATTTTGCATCCAATTCATCTAGCCATTGAATAAATGACTTGCGAATAGTTTGATACTGTTTTCTGTTAGCATCCATCCATTCTTTATGATTATTGGCCTGTAAATCCTGTAGAAACCGAAAGAGTGCATTAAAATCCATCTTGACTAAAAAAAGATTAGAATAACCCGTTTAACTCTGCATCGATTCGATTTATAATACTCCCCAGATCTTCTGGATTATCCACAAAATTGACATTGTCTACATCTACAATAAGAAGATTGCCTTTATCATAATTATGTGCCCATGCCTCATATCGTTCATTAAGTCTACTTAGATAATCAATACTAATTGTATTTTCATATTCACGTCCACGTTTATGAATCTGATTGACCAGATTTGGAATACTACTTCTAAGGTAAATCAATAAATCAGGACCTTCGACTACATTTTCCATAAGATCAAAAAGTGATCTGTAGTTTTCAAAATCACGATTGGTCATAAGCCCCATTGCATGTAAGTTTGGAGCAAAAATATAAGCATCTTCATAGATCGTTCTATCCTGGATAATATCTTTTCCGCTTTCACGAATATCTAATATCTGTCTAAAACGACTATTAAGGAAATAAATCTGAAGGTTAAAAGACCAACGCTCCATTTTATTATAAAAATCCTCTAGGTAAGGGTTCTCTAATACATCTTCAAAATGAGCTTCCCATTTATAATGTTTAGCAAGTAATCGGGTCAATGTTGTTTTTCCGGCGCCGATATTTCCAGCTATTGCTATATGCATAGTTGATTGTTTTTCTTGAGGTGTTTTGTAAAAATGTACGTTAAAGTTCGGGCGTAAATATAGTGGATTTTATGAGTAACATAAAAAGGATAGAAAAGAATTTCAGTAAGATGTGTATTTTAAAACTTAAGTACTCCCTTGATCAAGGTAAATAACTTGTAAAATATGACCTGTAATTATAGAGTAGATTATTACGACTAATTGAGTGCAACCTAAAAAAACTATAATGACAACATATAAAATATTGGGAGTTTCATTGCTAATAGTGATAATGTCATGTAATCAAAATCAAAACGATACGTCCAAAGATGTACAAACGAATTCACAACAAAAAATGGAAATTATCAAAGCGCAGGGTGTAATTACAAAAGTTAGTTCTAAAAACTTTGAAGATACTTATAATACATTAGTAGAAATCATTACGAATAATCCGAACCTAAAGATTGTAGCACAATTGGATCATCAAGCAAATGCGGCATCAGTAGATCTAGAATTAAATCCAACACGAGTAATTATGTTTGGTAATCCTAAATTGGGAACTCCTTTGATGCAGAATTCTCAAATTACAGGATTAGATCTTCCGCAAAAGATTCTAATATGGCAAGATGATAAAGGTGTTGTTAATGTTTCATACAATGATCCCGGGTTTTTAAAACTTCGTCATGAGATTAATGGTAAAGATGATGTCTTAGCCATCATTTCTAAAGCTTTAGATAATCTTTCAAAAGGAGCTACAGGAGTATGATAACTAATTAGGTGATGTTTAATAGAAATAAAAAAGATGCCTAAGAAGGCATCTTTTTTATTTCTATTTGTTATTGTGTTTTTAGGAGTTCTT
Proteins encoded:
- a CDS encoding DUF302 domain-containing protein; amino-acid sequence: MTTYKILGVSLLIVIMSCNQNQNDTSKDVQTNSQQKMEIIKAQGVITKVSSKNFEDTYNTLVEIITNNPNLKIVAQLDHQANAASVDLELNPTRVIMFGNPKLGTPLMQNSQITGLDLPQKILIWQDDKGVVNVSYNDPGFLKLRHEINGKDDVLAIISKALDNLSKGATGV
- a CDS encoding DegT/DnrJ/EryC1/StrS aminotransferase family protein: MKKIQMVDLKGQYEQIKEHIDSSVLDVIQSTAFINGPEVHSFQKELEDYLGVKHVIPCANGTDALQIAMMGLGLKPGDEVITADFTFAATVEVIALLQLTPVLVDVEPDSFNIDPEAIKKAITPKTKAIVPVHLFGQSANMDAIMAIAKEHDLYVIEDNAQGIGGSYHSKDGNTSKSGTIGHVASTSFFPSKNLGCYGDGGAIFTNDDDLAHTLRGVVNHGMYKRYHHDVVGVNSRLDSIQAAVLRIKLPNLDRYNSARREAAKKYTAAFADQEHIITPTIIDKEDTHVFHQYTLRVIDVDRDALAKHLNDNGIPCGVYYPIPLHSQKAYQDERYNEADFPITNQLIKEVISLPMHTELDDEQIGFITKTVIDFVGKSVTI
- a CDS encoding DUF2461 domain-containing protein, with amino-acid sequence MDFNALFRFLQDLQANNHKEWMDANRKQYQTIRKSFIQWLDELDAKLATIDPNYYPTSGKKGINRINNNLLFHPNKPVYKDHFAAGLDQRTKQGDFYIQIGVNECELAGGYWRPENKMLNSIREAIDYNGDELIKVLNKKSFKQTFGGMYLDKDKLKTTPKGYPSDHEYIDLLRHRTFAVIHPLTKEDILREDFMDKVITVYKEMLPFRRYFNQAVTV
- a CDS encoding 3-deoxy-D-manno-octulosonic acid transferase translates to MNILYNIFIAIFSGVLPIIGLLSPKLKLFVNGRKTVFETLEKYFPSQDRVIWFHCASLGEYEQGVPVMEALKKKHPDHKIVVTFFSPSGYEAKKNSALADIIVYLPMDTNANAIRFIQLVKPELAVFVKYEFWPNYLKILQSKNIPAVFISATFREDQAFFKWYGGFMRKTLQTIDHFFVQDKISQTLIEKQGFTNVTLSGDTRFDRVSHQIEMDNHVGFISDFINERLCIVIGSSWPEDEEIFIEYINDAPNEICFIVAPHEIKDSSANALKQKIKKKTVLYSEKEGIVLKDQQVFIMNTIGYLSRIYSYGDIAYVGGAMGTGGLHNILEPATFGIPIIIGKNFEKFREAKQLQKLAGLFSVSSANEFSQILNKLVEDKKLREKTGMISGHFINSNTGATGMIMAYLNKKIN
- a CDS encoding deoxynucleoside kinase yields the protein MHIAIAGNIGAGKTTLTRLLAKHYKWEAHFEDVLENPYLEDFYNKMERWSFNLQIYFLNSRFRQILDIRESGKDIIQDRTIYEDAYIFAPNLHAMGLMTNRDFENYRSLFDLMENVVEGPDLLIYLRSSIPNLVNQIHKRGREYENTISIDYLSRLNERYEAWAHNYDKGNLLIVDVDNVNFVDNPEDLGSIINRIDAELNGLF